The Castanea sativa cultivar Marrone di Chiusa Pesio chromosome 11, ASM4071231v1 genome contains a region encoding:
- the LOC142615543 gene encoding acidic endochitinase-like, producing the protein MASNPASSIPFLLSVILILVVSTNAGGIAIYWGQNGNEGTLAETCATGNYAFVNIPFLPTFGNGQNPQINLAGHCDPTTNGCTRFSSEIQSCQSSGIKVMLSIGGGAGSYSLSSTDDARQVATYLWNNFLGGQSSSRPLGAAVLDGIDFDIEGGTTQHWDELARFLSEYSKQGKKVYLTAAPQCPFPDAFMGAALNTGLFDYVWVQFYNNPPCQYSSGNLVNYWNQWTTSIPATNFFLGLPASPNAAGSGFIPAADLTSKVLPAIKGSAKYGGVMLWSKYYDDQTGYSSSIKSSV; encoded by the coding sequence ATGGCATCAAATCCGGCAAGCTCAATACCTTTTCTCTTATCAGTAATTCTGATTCTAGTGGTTAGTACTAATGCTGGTGGAATCGCAATCTACTGGGGTCAGAATGGAAATGAGGGTACCTTGGCAGAAACTTGTGCCACAGGTAATTATGCCTTTGTCAACATACCTTTCCTTCCAACCTTTGGCAACGGTCAAAACCCCCAAATCAACCTTGCTGGCCATTGTGATCCAACAACTAATGGGTGCACCAGGTTTAGCTCTGAGATACAATCATGTCAGTCAAGTGGAATTAAGGTGATGTTATCCATTGGAGGAGGTGCAGGGAGCTATTCTCTTTCTTCAACTGACGATGCTAGACAAGTAGCGACCTATCTTTGGAATAACTTCTTAGGAGGACAATCCTCATCTCGCCCTCTTGGAGCAGCTGTTTTGGATGGAATTGACTTTGATATTGAAGGGGGAACAACCCAACATTGGGATGAGCTTGCAAGGTTTCTCTCTGAATACAGCAAACAAGGAAAGAAAGTTTACTTAACCGCAGCTCCTCAGTGCCCATTTCCTGATGCTTTTATGGGAGCTGCCCTTAATACAGGCCTATTTGATTATGTATGGGTACAGTTCTATAATAACCCTCCATGCCAGTACAGCTCAGGAAATCTTGTAAATTATTGGAACCAATGGACTACCTCTATTCCTGCCACCAATTTTTTCTTAGGACTTCCTGCTTCACCTAATGCAGCTGGGAGTGGCTTCATTCCAGCTGCTGATTTAACTTCTAAAGTCCTTCCGGCCATTAAAGGTAGTGCCAAGTATGGAGGTGTGATGCTGTGGTCGAAATACTATGATGACCAAACAGGATACAGTTCTTCCATCAAGAGCAGCGTTTAG